One stretch of Microvirga lotononidis DNA includes these proteins:
- the fdhE gene encoding formate dehydrogenase accessory protein FdhE, translating to MTHPGSVDPNPAAIGRIPSPPFVRLPDPRRLFEARRERLEFLAQTSELAPYLRFIAGIAAAQSAIQDGLPEPELPPPDALARAREFGMPPLDRNQVDVDDVIGGTLNRLFDAVMSLDKPSEAQAALSRVKAASPEEMRIMVRDVLADAIPADAIAEHVYVAAGLQVHFARLAARLDKDKLARISDGACPCCGGAPTSSLVVGWMEAEGTRYCSCSLCGTLWNVVRVKCVLCSSGKGIGYQEIEGGAGTIKAECCDNCRGYVKILYQQKDMALDPVADDIASLGLDLLLKDGEYRRGSFNPFLLGI from the coding sequence ATGACACATCCAGGTTCCGTCGATCCCAATCCCGCCGCCATCGGGCGCATCCCAAGCCCTCCATTCGTCAGACTGCCCGATCCGAGACGATTGTTCGAAGCGCGGAGGGAGCGTCTCGAGTTTCTCGCTCAGACGAGCGAGCTTGCGCCTTACCTGCGCTTCATTGCAGGCATCGCGGCGGCCCAGAGCGCCATTCAGGATGGTCTGCCCGAGCCGGAGCTTCCGCCCCCTGATGCGCTCGCCCGCGCCCGCGAATTCGGCATGCCGCCGCTCGATCGCAATCAGGTCGATGTTGACGATGTGATCGGCGGAACCTTGAACCGTCTCTTCGACGCGGTCATGTCCCTGGACAAGCCGAGCGAGGCGCAGGCAGCTCTCTCCCGGGTGAAGGCGGCCTCGCCGGAGGAGATGCGCATCATGGTACGCGATGTCCTCGCGGATGCCATCCCGGCCGATGCCATCGCCGAGCATGTTTATGTGGCGGCGGGGCTTCAGGTTCATTTTGCCCGTCTGGCGGCGAGGCTCGACAAGGATAAGCTTGCCCGGATCAGCGACGGCGCATGCCCCTGCTGCGGCGGCGCGCCGACCTCTTCCCTCGTCGTCGGATGGATGGAAGCCGAGGGGACACGTTATTGCTCCTGCTCCCTGTGCGGAACGCTCTGGAACGTCGTTCGCGTGAAATGCGTGTTGTGCAGCTCAGGAAAAGGGATCGGCTACCAGGAGATCGAAGGCGGCGCCGGCACGATCAAGGCGGAGTGTTGCGACAATTGTCGAGGCTATGTCAAAATCCTGTATCAGCAGAAGGATATGGCTCTTGATCCGGTGGCTGACGACATCGCCAGCCTCGGGCTCGATCTTCTTCTGAAGGATGGGGAATACCGCCGAGGAAGCTTCAATCCTTTCCTACTCGGAATTTAA
- the selA gene encoding L-seryl-tRNA(Sec) selenium transferase has product MVEAAPSLRQLPSVDRVLRQPDVATLIEKHGRVETTQAVRETLAALREEMRPGAVVDDTIITSAVLARLDARAKPRLRPLFNLTGTVLHTNLGRAILAEEAVKAATSAMREAVSLEFDLASGRRGERDDHVRALVCELTGAEDATLVNNNAAAVLLALNTFAHGREAIVSRGELIEIGGAFRMPEIMARAGARLCEVGTTNRTHPRDYADAMNPETGLILKVHTSNYRIEGFTAEVGARDLAKLARQHHVPFVNDLGSGTLVDLSRFGLRKEPTVRESVEEGADLVTFSGDKLLGGPQAGFIIGRKDLIAAINRNPMKRALRVDKMRLAACEATLRLYRDPDRLAQRLPTMRFLARSMEDIRQQALRLAPALAEIMGGSAVVEAAPCASQIGSGALPLDTIPSFGLVIRPKGSGQAVEALSAAFRRLPWPVIGRVAEGALVFDLRCLEDESLFQRNLASLRDEIAS; this is encoded by the coding sequence ATGGTCGAGGCTGCTCCGTCCCTGCGCCAGCTTCCCTCTGTCGATCGCGTACTGCGTCAGCCAGATGTCGCGACACTCATCGAGAAACACGGGCGCGTGGAAACAACGCAGGCCGTTCGCGAGACGCTTGCGGCTCTGCGCGAGGAAATGCGGCCTGGAGCCGTGGTCGACGACACGATCATCACCTCCGCAGTCCTGGCGCGTCTCGATGCACGGGCGAAACCGCGGCTAAGACCGCTCTTCAATCTGACCGGGACAGTGCTCCACACCAATCTCGGTCGCGCGATCCTCGCGGAAGAGGCCGTCAAGGCCGCGACATCCGCCATGCGCGAGGCCGTGTCTCTCGAGTTCGATCTCGCAAGTGGCAGGAGAGGGGAGCGGGACGACCATGTCCGCGCGCTCGTCTGCGAGTTGACGGGCGCAGAGGATGCCACCCTCGTCAACAACAATGCAGCTGCCGTGCTCCTTGCCCTGAACACCTTCGCGCATGGCAGGGAAGCCATCGTGTCTCGTGGCGAGCTCATCGAGATCGGGGGCGCCTTCCGTATGCCCGAAATCATGGCGCGGGCGGGCGCGCGCCTGTGCGAGGTCGGTACGACGAACCGCACTCATCCGCGTGATTACGCTGATGCGATGAACCCTGAGACCGGCCTGATCCTGAAGGTCCATACGTCGAATTACCGCATCGAAGGATTTACGGCGGAGGTCGGCGCCCGCGATCTCGCGAAACTCGCGCGGCAACATCATGTGCCCTTCGTCAACGATCTCGGCTCCGGAACGCTCGTCGATCTTTCCCGGTTCGGGCTCAGAAAAGAGCCGACCGTCCGCGAGTCGGTAGAGGAGGGTGCGGATCTCGTCACGTTCTCCGGCGACAAGCTTCTCGGCGGACCGCAGGCGGGTTTCATTATCGGCCGGAAGGATCTCATCGCAGCCATCAACCGCAATCCCATGAAGCGTGCATTGCGGGTGGACAAGATGCGGCTCGCGGCCTGCGAGGCGACCTTAAGGCTCTACCGCGATCCTGACCGGCTCGCACAGAGGCTTCCCACCATGCGTTTCCTCGCGCGGAGCATGGAAGACATACGGCAGCAGGCTCTTCGCCTCGCACCCGCTCTGGCCGAGATCATGGGAGGCAGCGCCGTCGTCGAAGCCGCGCCATGCGCGAGCCAGATCGGCTCGGGGGCGTTGCCGCTCGACACGATCCCGAGCTTCGGACTTGTCATACGGCCGAAAGGCAGCGGGCAGGCGGTCGAGGCTTTGAGCGCGGCTTTCAGGCGCCTGCCATGGCCGGTGATCGGCCGTGTGGCCGAGGGCGCACTCGTCTTCGATCTCAGGTGCCTGGAAGACGAGAGCTTGTTTCAGCGGAACCTTGCCTCCCTGCGAGACGAGATCGCCTCATGA
- the selD gene encoding selenide, water dikinase SelD — MDMPNVRLSHLSHGGGCGCKLAPSVLQQLLSEQPEAGPFRQLLVGTETADDAAVWQLDDETCIIATTDFFMPMVDNPFDFGRIAATNSISDVYAMGGRPIMALAILGMPLGKIAPATVREILRGGAAICAEAGIPVAGGHSIDCPEPVYGLAVIGTAKPGEIRRNSGAQAGDALILTKALGVGIYSAAFKKDALAPDAYAEMMSSVTLLNRIGAELARNPDVHAITDVTGFGILGHGLEMARGSGLTLSIDHAQLPLLQEAESLARQGYVTGASTRNWDSYGDGILLPDGLEPWQRQLLTDPQTSGGLLIACAPERAERILGQIVDAGYPFARIVGHAEAGSPQVKVT; from the coding sequence ATGGATATGCCAAACGTTCGGCTCAGTCATTTGTCGCATGGTGGCGGATGCGGCTGCAAACTCGCACCATCGGTCCTCCAGCAGCTTCTCTCCGAACAGCCCGAAGCCGGGCCGTTCCGCCAACTTCTCGTCGGCACCGAAACGGCCGATGATGCGGCCGTCTGGCAGTTGGACGACGAGACTTGCATCATTGCGACCACGGACTTCTTCATGCCCATGGTGGACAACCCGTTCGATTTCGGGCGTATCGCGGCAACCAATTCCATTTCTGACGTCTACGCCATGGGCGGCCGTCCGATTATGGCTCTGGCTATCCTGGGCATGCCGCTGGGCAAAATCGCGCCTGCGACCGTCCGGGAGATCTTGAGGGGCGGCGCCGCGATCTGCGCCGAGGCCGGGATTCCCGTGGCAGGCGGGCATTCCATCGACTGCCCGGAGCCCGTCTACGGCCTCGCTGTGATCGGAACCGCGAAACCCGGCGAGATTCGCCGCAACAGCGGCGCGCAAGCCGGGGATGCGCTCATCCTGACGAAGGCTCTGGGCGTCGGAATCTATTCGGCAGCCTTCAAGAAGGACGCGCTCGCCCCGGACGCCTACGCGGAAATGATGAGCTCGGTCACCCTGCTGAACCGGATCGGCGCCGAGCTTGCCCGGAATCCCGACGTTCATGCCATCACGGATGTCACCGGCTTCGGCATTCTTGGCCACGGGCTCGAAATGGCCCGAGGGTCGGGCCTGACTTTGAGCATCGACCATGCCCAGCTGCCCCTGCTCCAGGAAGCCGAGTCGCTCGCTCGGCAAGGGTATGTGACAGGCGCCTCGACCCGCAATTGGGACAGCTATGGCGACGGCATCCTGCTTCCCGACGGCCTTGAGCCATGGCAGAGGCAGTTGCTCACGGATCCCCAGACCTCGGGCGGCCTCCTGATCGCCTGCGCGCCGGAGCGGGCGGAGCGCATTCTCGGGCAGATCGTCGATGCTGGCTATCCATTTGCCCGGATCGTCGGCCACGCTGAGGCGGGCTCCCCGCAGGTCAAAGTGACCTAG